Proteins encoded by one window of Lycium barbarum isolate Lr01 chromosome 11, ASM1917538v2, whole genome shotgun sequence:
- the LOC132618397 gene encoding homeobox-leucine zipper protein ATHB-40-like: MTGSTTPQVDDQMVLISQFYPDIYAQLTREQGAVKPQRKRKKNKDEAKVLRKRKLSEEQVNLLERSFGDDHKLETERKDKLASQLGLDPQQVAVWFQNRRTRWKNEKLEVEHSKLKSEHDTTIVEKYRLETEILKMKEQLCEAEKQIQGLLLERNCDGQLSSNSPISTSSFSMDQPHFLGEFGMKEMLMDNGFFDQSTYIALWDN; this comes from the exons ATGACAGGCAGCACAACTCCCCAGGTTGATGATCAAATGGTGCTGATCTCTCAGTTCTATCCTGATATTTACGCCCAACTGACGCGCGAACAAG GAGCGGTGAAACCACAACGTAAAAGGAAGAAGAACAAAGATGAAGCAAAAGTACTCAGGAAGAGGAAGCTTAGTGAAGAACAAGTCAATCTTCTTGAACGTAGTTTTGGGGACGACCACAAACTGGAGACTGAAAGAAAAGACAAGCTTGCTTCTCAGCTTGGCCTTGATCCTCAACAAGTCGCAGTTTGGTTCCAAAATAGGAGGACTCGATGGAAGAACGAAAAACTCGAGGTTGAACACTCCAAGCTCAAGTCTGAGCACGATACTACGATCGTTGAGAAATATCGTCTTGAAACTGAG ATCTTGAAGATGAAAGAGCAATTGTGCGAAGCAGAAAAGCAAATACAAGGGCTATTATTGGAGCGTAATTGTGATGGGCAACTTTCAAGCAATAGCCCAATTAGTACTTCATCATTCTCTATGGATCAGCCACATTTTCTTGGGGAGTTTGGGATGAAGGAAATGTTAATGGACAATGGGTTCTTTGATCAAAGCACTTATATAGCTCTCTGGGATAATTAG
- the LOC132618847 gene encoding homeobox-leucine zipper protein ATHB-40-like gives MKSSMTHQVDDQIVLTSQFYPDIYAQLTREQGPVNPQRKRKKNKDEAKVLRKRKLSEEQVNLLERSFVDDHKLKTERKDKLASQLGLDPQQVAVWFQNRRARWKNNKLEVEYSKLKSQHETTIVEKYHLQTEILKMKEQLCEAEKQIQALLLECNCDGLMSSNSPTSTSSFSRETSMDQSHFLGEFGMERISMDNKVFFDQSTYIALWDN, from the exons ATGAAAAGCAGCATGACTCACCAGGTTGATGATCAAATAGTGCTGACCTCTCAGTTTTATCCAGATATTTACGCCCAACTGACGCGTGAACAAG GACCGGTGAATCCGCAACGAAAAAGGAAGAAGAACAAAGATGAAGCAAAAGTACTTAGGAAGAGGAAGCTTAGTGAAGAACAAGTCAATCTTCTTGAACGGAGCTTTGTGGACGACCACAAACTGAAGACTGAAAGAAAAGACAAGCTTGCTTCTCAGCTTGGCCTTGATCCTCAACAAGTCGCGGTTTGGTTCCAAAACAGGAGGGCTCGATGGAAGAACAACAAACTCGAGGTTGAATACTCCAAGCTCAAGTCTCAGCATGAGACAACGATCGTTGAGAAATATCATCTTCAAACTGAG ATCTTGAAGATGAAAGAGCAATTGTGTGAAGCAGAAAAGCAAATACAAGCACTATTATTGGAGTGTAATTGTGATGGGTTAATGTCAAGCAATAGTCCAACTAGTACTTCATCGTTCTCTAGAGAAACCAGCATGGATCAGTCACATTTTCTTGGGGAGTTTGGAATGGAGAGAATATCAATGGATAATAAAGTGTTCTTTGATCAAAGCACTTATATAGCTCTCTGGGACAATTAG